Genomic DNA from candidate division WOR-3 bacterium:
TTTGAAGAATAAAATGGACACAATCAATTATCCATACCGGAAAACCAAATCAGGCATGATAGTCGGTATATTTCTTCTATTCATAGCTGTTCCCTTGTTGTGTTTGTCGTCAACGCTTTTGTCTCTTTTCATCCTCAATCCTTCAGGTTTTCAAGTGCAGGCAAGCAATACTCATTACTGGATTACTCTTTTAGGGATTTTTTTCTTTTTCCTTATAATTGCTTTATTTGGCTTCGTGTTGATATTCGCTGACTTCCGTAGAATGGAAGCTATATTGACCGCTGAGAGTTTTTCCTACGGCCCTCACGGGCATCTTACCACAATTCAACTGGCAGAGATTGCCAGAATAACAGCGAAAACATGTTTTTGGTCTGAATATTCGGATTGGGATATAACTATAGAAAGTATAAACGGACAGAAATTTTCTTTTTCACCCGGTGTCAGCGGTCTTTTTCGAAGGAAATACAAAAGGGGTTTCGACTATCAGACCATTCTTCGGGATATTCTGTCGCGATTGCCTGCAAGAGTACCTGTGGATTCAAGCGTTCGCAAGTTCGCAGAAACCGGAAATATTCCCTGACATGACATTATTTTTTAATAAAGCCAGCCAAAAAACCGCCGGCTATGGCTGTCGCCATGCCGACGAAAGTCCAAATATTCAGTCCGCCGATAAAACCCAGAGTGAGCCCTGTCAGGGCGGTGACTATACCCGTCAGAACGCAGACCGAGGAAGCGTTTTTCTTCATTTTTACAGTCGCAATGATGCCGCCGAGAAAAGCCCCCAAAACCATGCATACTGCAGTTATCATATCTACGGATCTTTCTGCAAAACTGTTTATCACCGCCTGATCAGGTGCGCCCCTGACGGCGAATCCCTGAATTGTCGCATACACCGTAACAGCGATCACAGAACTCAAAAAAACAATGACAAGCGCGACGACTGAACCCAAAATAACTCTCAAAAAATCTTTTCCGGAAATATTAAACCTCATGATCTCTCCTTTTCGGCTTCACCAAGCGTCTATTCCGGGATTTCGTCTGTCGAATCTCTTCTTTTTTTGTTCATCCGTGAGGGCTTTGTATAAGAATTCGTTGAACTCCTGGAGCCACAGTAGCTTGTTATGAGGAGAAATCATCAGATTTCTTCTGATTCTCTCTTCTTCTGTCGGCCAGCCCCAAAAATCTTCTTTTTCAATTTCCATTGAATTCACTGCATATATCTTCGTAGAACATAGGCATAATTTTTGATGATTATAAATTATTATATAATTGTAGATAAATAAAAACACCAATTATTGCAGCCGATCTTATCAAGAAAGACGGATTAAACTCCATTCAGAAAAATATCCTCGACTCAACTGAAATATAAAAATTGTAAGGATTGCCCCTGTTCTTTAAGAGGTCAGAATTCTATTGACTTATTAGGTAATTACATTATAATTACATATAAAAGAGGTTGGTATGAAGATTAATGTGATTCAAATTGGAAATTCCAAAGGCATAAGGCTTTCAAAAACAATATTACGTCAATGCGCTATTCAAAATGAAGTGGATTTGGAAATAAAAGACGGGAATATTGTATTGTATCCTGTCAAAAACAATCCAAGAAAAAATTGGGACAAAAAATTCAAAGAGATGAATAAACACGATCATGATAAACTGATAATTGACGATGTTATTGATTTAAAAACCGATGATTGGAC
This window encodes:
- a CDS encoding AbrB/MazE/SpoVT family DNA-binding domain-containing protein, translating into MKINVIQIGNSKGIRLSKTILRQCAIQNEVDLEIKDGNIVLYPVKNNPRKNWDKKFKEMNKHDHDKLIIDDVIDLKTDDWTW